In Stegostoma tigrinum isolate sSteTig4 unplaced genomic scaffold, sSteTig4.hap1 scaffold_100, whole genome shotgun sequence, the sequence ggagttaccgggagttggtcactcctaaggctcaggacgaggatagatgggttacagttagggggaggaaaggggacagacagacagtgcagagatcccctgtgggcattcccctcagcaataagtataccattttggatactgctgggggggatgacctaccagaggaaagccatagtagtcagttctctggcactgagcctgacactgtgacaaagaagggaagggggcagaatagaaaagtactcgtggtaggggactcgatagttaggggaatcgacaggagattttgtgggcaagatcgggattcccggaaggtatgttgcctccctggtgccagggtccgggacgtctccgatcgggtgtataaagttctaaaaggggagggcgaacagccagaaatcgtgttacatattggcacaaatgatatagccagaaataggtttgaggatataaaaagtgatttcagggagttaggatggaagctgcagagcaggacgaacagagtagtgttctctggtttactaccggtgccacgagatagcgaggtgaggaacagggagcgggcgcagctgaacacgtggcttcgcagctggtgtaggagggagggcttcagatatgttgataattgggatgccttctggggaaggtgggacctgtacaagaaggacgggttgcatctgaactggaaggggaccaatgtcctgggtggaaggtttgctcgagtagttcgagagggtttaaactagtatggcaggggggtgggaacctgagctgtataccagaggtgagcattgatgcaggtgaggcagtagcaagaggtagaccagctagtgggaaggattttcctgggaaggaaccaaggaatcggttaaagtgtgtttgctttaatgcaaggagtatcaggaataaaagtgatgaacttagaacatggatcagtacctggtgctatgatgttgtggccataacagagacatgggtttctcatgggcaggaatggttgctggatcttccagggtttagaacatttaaaaagaatagggaggggggaaaaagaggagggggtgtagcactactaatcagagagggtatcacagctacagaagcttcctttgtcgaggaagatctgcctactgagtcagtatgggtggaaattaggaacagcaagggagtagtcacctcgttaggggtttactacaggccccccaatagcagcagggagattgaagaaagcataggtcgacagattttggaaaagtgtgcacgcagtagggttgttgtaatgggtgactttaactttcctaatattgattggaacctccttcgagcagaagatttgaatggagctgtttttgtaaggtgtgttcaggagggtttcctaacgcagtacgttgacaggccgacgaggggagaggccattctagacttggtgctcggaaacgagccggggcaggtatcagatcttgtggtgggagagcattttggtgatagtgaccataactgcctcacgttctagatagctatggagaaggagaggattaggcaaaatgggaggatatttaattggggaagaggaaactatgatgcgattagacatgagttaggaagcatggactgggagcagttgttccatggtaagggaactatagacatgtggagacggtttaaggaacagttgttgggagtgatgagtaaatatgtccctctgagacaggcaagaaggggtaagattaaggaaccttggatgacgagagcggtggagcttctagtgaaaaggaagaaggtagcttacataaggtggaggaagctagggtcaagttcagctagagaggattacatgcaggcaaggaaggagctcaaaaatggtctgaggagagccaggagggggcacgagaaaggcttggcagaaggaatccgggaaaacacaaaggcattttacacttacgtgaggaataagagaatggtcaaagaaagagtagggccgatcagggatagcatagggaacttgtgtgtggagcctgaggaggtaggggaagccctaaatgagttttttgcttctgtctttacgaaagaaacgaactttgtagtgaatgaaacctttgaagagcaggtgtgcatgctggaatggatagagatagacgaagctgatgtg encodes:
- the LOC132207556 gene encoding uncharacterized protein LOC132207556, whose product is MELELDELRIIREAEGVIERSYRELVTPKAQDEDRWVTVRGRKGDRQTVQRSPVGIPLSNKYTILDTAGGDDLPEESHSSQFSGTEPDTVTKKGRGQNRKVLVVGDSIVRGIDRRFCGQDRDSRKVCCLPGARVRDVSDRVYKVLKGEGEQPEIVLHIGTNDIARNRFEDIKSDFRELGWKLQSRTNRVVFSGLLPVPRDSEVRNRERAQLNTWLRSWCRREGFRYVDNWDAFWGRWDLYKKDGLHLNWKGTNVLGGRFARVVREGLN